One segment of Dehalococcoidia bacterium DNA contains the following:
- a CDS encoding helix-turn-helix domain-containing protein, with the protein MKELTLTAKEQNRLQTLNGVLEKHWPMQEAAKVMGVSERHGWRILAAYRKEGAATLAHGNRGRTPANVTPQAIRQQVVSLAEGKYSGVNHTHLAELLAEREGIMISRSTLRRVLSKAGLSSPRRGRSPRHRYRRQRMPQEGILLQLDGSHHRWLEDRGPWLTLFLAIDDATGTVPYAIF; encoded by the coding sequence ATGAAAGAACTGACATTGACTGCAAAAGAACAGAACAGGTTACAGACTCTAAACGGGGTACTGGAAAAGCATTGGCCCATGCAAGAGGCAGCCAAAGTGATGGGAGTGAGTGAGCGCCACGGATGGCGAATACTGGCAGCGTATCGAAAGGAAGGCGCTGCTACTCTGGCCCATGGCAATCGTGGCCGCACGCCAGCTAACGTCACGCCTCAAGCCATCCGTCAGCAGGTAGTTTCCTTGGCAGAGGGGAAGTATAGTGGGGTTAATCATACCCACCTAGCTGAACTCCTGGCGGAACGGGAGGGGATAATGATTTCCCGCTCCACTTTACGGCGGGTTTTATCAAAGGCCGGCCTGTCCAGCCCTCGGCGAGGCCGGTCTCCACGTCACCGATACCGGCGTCAGCGAATGCCTCAAGAAGGGATATTACTACAATTGGACGGCAGCCATCACCGTTGGTTGGAGGATCGAGGACCATGGCTGACCTTATTCCTGGCGATAGATGATGCTACAGGAACAGTCCCATATGCTATCTTTAG